From a region of the Mucilaginibacter auburnensis genome:
- a CDS encoding sodium:solute symporter — MSVIDWIVLAVTLLSIVTYGIWKSGSNKNIDQYLVGGRSLPWYHIGLSVMATQASAITFLSAPGQAYSDGMRFVQFYFGLPLAMIVLCITFVPIFHKLKVYTAYEYLEQRFDLKTRSLVAFLFLVQRGLSTGITIYAPSIILSTILNIDTTYTTLFIGSLVIFYTVYGGTKAVSYTQLLQMSIIFLGMFAAGAMVVAMLPDNVGFGHALKLAGKLGKMNVIDWKFDPDSRYNIWSGIVGGFFLQLSYFGTDQSQVGRYLTGSSVGQSRMGLIMNGLIKIPMQFCILLIGILVFAFYQFNKPPLFFNQYEVKQVEESRYAAEYTALNAQHTEAFEHRKAAADGLVNAIDSKNEQAVEQAQLKLKTADTEVAEVRAQGIALMKKNNNKADTNDTNYVFLNFVTNYLPKGLIGLLIAIVFMASMGSTASALNSLASTTVIDIYKRNINKSASDRNYVNVSRAATVFWGVVCIIMALYASKLGNLLEAVNQLGSYIYGTILGVFVTAFYIKRVKGSSVFIAAVLSEIIICICGYYEVVAYLWLNAIGCILVIALALLANLFFEDKEN; from the coding sequence ATGAGCGTAATTGATTGGATAGTTCTTGCTGTAACGCTTTTATCTATAGTAACCTATGGTATCTGGAAAAGCGGCTCCAATAAAAATATTGATCAATATCTGGTAGGCGGGCGTTCGCTCCCTTGGTACCACATAGGTCTTTCGGTAATGGCAACGCAAGCAAGCGCCATTACCTTCCTCTCAGCTCCCGGTCAGGCTTATTCAGACGGGATGCGCTTTGTTCAGTTTTACTTTGGTTTGCCCCTGGCCATGATCGTGCTGTGCATCACCTTTGTGCCCATATTTCATAAACTCAAAGTTTACACCGCTTACGAATATTTGGAACAGCGTTTTGACCTGAAAACCCGCTCACTGGTGGCTTTCCTGTTTTTGGTGCAGCGCGGCTTGTCAACAGGTATCACTATCTACGCGCCATCTATCATCCTTTCCACCATCTTAAACATTGATACAACCTACACTACGCTGTTTATTGGTAGTTTGGTAATATTTTATACCGTGTATGGCGGAACAAAGGCGGTATCATACACCCAGCTGCTGCAAATGAGCATTATTTTTTTGGGGATGTTTGCGGCAGGGGCAATGGTAGTGGCTATGTTGCCCGACAATGTTGGCTTTGGTCACGCACTAAAGTTGGCCGGAAAGCTCGGTAAAATGAATGTGATAGACTGGAAGTTTGATCCGGATAGCCGCTATAATATCTGGAGCGGTATTGTTGGCGGTTTCTTTTTGCAGCTGTCTTATTTCGGAACAGATCAGAGCCAGGTTGGGCGGTATTTAACCGGTAGTTCGGTGGGACAAAGCAGGATGGGTTTGATCATGAATGGATTGATCAAAATACCTATGCAGTTTTGTATTTTGCTGATAGGCATATTGGTATTCGCTTTTTATCAGTTTAACAAGCCACCATTGTTTTTTAACCAATACGAGGTTAAACAGGTAGAAGAGAGCCGGTACGCTGCGGAATATACAGCGTTGAATGCACAACATACCGAAGCATTTGAGCATAGAAAAGCTGCCGCCGATGGCCTCGTCAACGCAATCGACAGTAAAAACGAACAAGCGGTTGAACAGGCGCAACTTAAACTAAAAACTGCCGATACAGAAGTTGCTGAGGTGAGAGCGCAAGGTATTGCCTTGATGAAAAAGAATAACAACAAGGCTGATACAAACGATACCAATTACGTTTTCCTGAACTTTGTTACCAACTACCTGCCCAAGGGATTGATAGGTTTGCTTATTGCCATTGTTTTTATGGCGTCTATGGGTTCAACAGCAAGCGCGTTAAACTCGTTGGCCTCAACAACGGTAATTGATATTTATAAACGCAATATCAATAAATCAGCATCCGACAGAAATTATGTGAATGTATCTCGTGCGGCTACGGTATTCTGGGGAGTGGTGTGTATCATTATGGCGCTTTATGCCAGCAAACTGGGTAATTTACTGGAGGCGGTAAATCAGCTTGGCTCTTATATCTATGGAACTATATTAGGGGTATTTGTCACTGCTTTTTACATTAAGCGTGTGAAAGGATCGTCGGTGTTTATCGCTGCAGTGTTGTCTGAGATCATTATCTGTATTTGCGGATACTATGAAGTTGTGGCTTACCTATGGCTGAATGCTATAGGTTGTATTCTGGTGATAGCCCTGGCTTTACTGGCGAATTTGTTTTTTGAGGATAAGGAAAATTAG
- a CDS encoding DUF6249 domain-containing protein — protein sequence MDNVALLVPIFVPLSFFALVFGIVYLRNRERMAMIERGMDPRLQIENTGPRNYVLTTGMLMIGSGLGLFIANMIEWSLKFNDPEAIYFGCIAFFGGLGLLGAYLIDKKASTKQ from the coding sequence ATGGATAACGTAGCTTTATTGGTCCCCATTTTTGTACCCTTATCATTTTTTGCATTAGTTTTCGGCATTGTTTATCTCCGCAACAGGGAGCGTATGGCTATGATAGAACGAGGCATGGACCCGCGCCTTCAAATTGAGAATACAGGCCCACGCAATTATGTATTAACAACCGGTATGTTAATGATAGGAAGTGGCCTGGGGCTATTTATAGCTAATATGATAGAGTGGTCGTTAAAATTCAATGATCCCGAAGCTATCTATTTCGGTTGTATAGCATTCTTCGGAGGTCTTGGCTTGCTTGGCGCTTATTTGATCGATAAAAAAGCGTCTACGAAGCAGTGA
- a CDS encoding RNA polymerase sigma factor: MQSKLTDIELIQRTLKGDQQAYALLVKRYERYTFTLALRFTKSREDAEEVAQDSFIKVYRALSSFKQESKFSTWLYTVVYTTAMTSLRKKTNNTVALDDDATYIQIESTMSGFDVNTAESRSRSYYLNEAIGQLPADDATVLTLFYHAEQSLEEIAQIMSIETNGVKVKLFRARKRLKEKLEQNLKHEVKELI; this comes from the coding sequence ATGCAAAGCAAGCTTACCGACATTGAACTGATACAACGAACGCTTAAAGGCGATCAGCAGGCTTATGCGTTGCTGGTTAAGCGCTATGAGCGGTACACGTTTACACTGGCGCTTCGTTTTACCAAAAGCCGGGAAGATGCAGAGGAGGTGGCGCAGGATAGCTTTATTAAAGTTTACCGCGCCTTAAGCTCCTTCAAACAGGAATCAAAATTCAGCACCTGGCTGTATACGGTTGTATATACTACCGCAATGACCAGCCTGCGTAAAAAAACGAATAATACGGTGGCGCTTGATGATGATGCTACTTATATACAAATAGAAAGTACAATGTCAGGGTTTGATGTTAATACGGCCGAGAGTAGGTCAAGGTCATATTATCTTAATGAGGCCATAGGCCAATTACCCGCTGACGACGCTACCGTTTTAACGCTGTTTTATCACGCAGAGCAGTCATTAGAAGAAATAGCACAGATAATGAGTATTGAAACTAATGGCGTTAAAGTAAAACTATTCAGGGCGCGCAAGCGACTGAAAGAGAAATTGGAACAAAATTTAAAACACGAGGTGAAAGAACTGATATGA
- a CDS encoding DinB family protein, translating to MKPPKPEEHAPFMGNYINLIINTPDVIALLEQQTNAVFDLFSKLSEEKAMHAYGPDKWTLKQVLGHIIDTERTFAYRAFAFSRGQAELPGFDENTYVELADFNKRNIADLAAEFKAVRAADVFLIRNLRDDQLEMSAISNGILTSVRALVYAMAGHIQHHLNIVRERYLSE from the coding sequence ATGAAACCACCGAAGCCTGAAGAACACGCCCCGTTTATGGGCAACTACATCAATTTGATAATTAATACCCCTGATGTTATAGCTTTACTTGAGCAACAAACCAATGCGGTGTTTGATCTGTTCAGCAAACTAAGTGAAGAAAAAGCAATGCACGCTTACGGCCCCGATAAGTGGACGCTTAAACAAGTACTTGGCCACATAATTGATACCGAACGCACCTTTGCCTACCGGGCGTTTGCCTTTTCGCGCGGACAGGCGGAATTGCCGGGCTTTGATGAGAATACCTATGTTGAGCTGGCTGATTTCAACAAGCGTAATATAGCTGACCTTGCGGCGGAATTTAAAGCTGTAAGAGCAGCAGATGTGTTTTTGATCCGTAATTTAAGAGATGACCAACTGGAAATGTCGGCTATATCAAATGGCATTTTAACCTCGGTACGGGCATTGGTTTATGCTATGGCGGGCCACATACAACATCATTTGAATATTGTGAGGGAGAGGTATCTTAGTGAGTAG
- a CDS encoding AAA family ATPase → MQESEIEHLKSDIKKIAIVGPESTGKSTMSAWLAEHYGTIWVPEYARGYCEKLTAPPTWQDEINMFYGQVALEQELIPMAGNGILICDTTFITVKIWSDHIFGNSPKEVTDALPLHKYDLYLLLDIDMPWQDDPLRDFPNLREHFMDIWHRELEALNANYVVISGTGQRRYDRAVEAIDKCFFA, encoded by the coding sequence ATGCAGGAATCCGAAATCGAACATCTGAAATCCGACATAAAAAAAATTGCAATTGTTGGACCTGAGTCAACCGGCAAGTCTACCATGTCGGCATGGTTGGCGGAGCATTACGGGACGATATGGGTGCCTGAATATGCACGCGGTTATTGTGAAAAATTAACTGCACCTCCTACCTGGCAGGATGAGATCAATATGTTTTACGGACAAGTGGCGCTTGAACAGGAACTAATTCCTATGGCAGGAAACGGTATTTTGATATGTGATACTACTTTTATAACTGTAAAAATATGGAGCGACCATATTTTTGGTAATTCGCCAAAAGAGGTGACTGATGCGTTGCCTCTGCATAAATATGATCTGTACCTGCTTTTAGATATTGATATGCCCTGGCAGGATGACCCACTGCGCGACTTCCCCAACCTGCGCGAACACTTTATGGATATCTGGCATCGTGAACTTGAAGCATTGAATGCTAATTATGTGGTGATATCAGGCACCGGGCAGCGACGTTATGACAGGGCGGTAGAGGCGATTGATAAATGTTTTTTTGCTTGA